The DNA region GTCCGCACGGTCATCCTGTCCGGCAACGGGCCGAGTTTCAGCTCCGGCCTGGACGTCGCCAAGGCGATGGGCAATCCGCTGGACGTGGTGCGCAACTTCGTCCCGCTGCCGTGGCGCGGCACCAACACCTTCCAGGAGGCGTGCTGGGCGTGGCGGCGGCTGCCGCAGCCGGTGATCGCCGTGGTCCACGGCCGGTGCTACGGCGGCGGACTGCAGCTCGCGCTGGCCGCCGATTTCCGGTTCGTCACACCGGATTCGGAGTTCTCGGTGATGGAGGCCAAGCACGGGCTGATCCCGGACATGACCGGCGCGGCCACCCTGTCCCGGTTGATCGGCATCGATCAGGCGCTGCTGCTGACCATGACCGCCGACCCGGTGGACGC from Nocardia tengchongensis includes:
- a CDS encoding crotonase/enoyl-CoA hydratase family protein, encoding MSHNVSLTIDGDRAHVALDRTDKHNGLTIDMLNELVRVAGVIGKRSDVRTVILSGNGPSFSSGLDVAKAMGNPLDVVRNFVPLPWRGTNTFQEACWAWRRLPQPVIAVVHGRCYGGGLQLALAADFRFVTPDSEFSVMEAKHGLIPDMTGAATLSRLIGIDQALLLTMTADPVDAAYAERIGLVTAVSADPRAAAEQLADRITARSPHAVAAAKKLFDRTWQTSARRTLSIERATQLPLIVRQVLGRDRNAK